A single region of the Kineosporiaceae bacterium SCSIO 59966 genome encodes:
- a CDS encoding IS110 family transposase: MGNGTGLTRGDRRRNERRARLRAAVPASAAVVGVDLGEDTQMVVVTDRDCRVLARRVFKGKAWELGPVLDWAVQQAARAGFTAVTLACEPTGSRWMAVQDAAFERDLLVVCVQPLAAARAREEEDYTRDKSDYKDAVLIARLAGELRCYVPERVEEQWAVLRHLGRRRGELITRSTRAVLQLRDLLAVGWPTVLTAASKPFESMTWQASVAVVLDRCNGDPARLRRMGLARFTDAVRRELPRWGGRKIRRRIVEGVFAALNDTTGAVARQRAGALKRAAWAVDDLRAARAQQQTVEQEMLTAVDALGLSDPLASIPGLSLPAAAQILAEAGDPTRFDSARSLVKHAGLNPVENTSATFRGRTRTSKRGRPGLRLAAWRATWTVIRHNPVLAARHAHLTSRQHNRLTRAQAHVACATTLLRWIYAVTTTGQRWDPRIAAGPTTEAPMAA; this comes from the coding sequence ATGGGTAATGGTACGGGTTTGACTCGGGGTGATCGGCGGCGTAACGAGCGGCGGGCCCGGCTGCGTGCGGCGGTGCCGGCGTCGGCTGCGGTGGTGGGGGTTGATCTGGGGGAGGACACCCAGATGGTGGTGGTCACTGACCGGGACTGCCGGGTGCTGGCCCGGCGGGTGTTCAAGGGCAAGGCGTGGGAGCTGGGGCCGGTCCTGGACTGGGCGGTGCAGCAGGCTGCGCGGGCCGGGTTCACGGCGGTGACGTTGGCGTGTGAGCCGACCGGGTCACGGTGGATGGCGGTGCAGGACGCCGCCTTCGAGCGGGACCTGCTGGTGGTGTGTGTGCAGCCGCTGGCCGCGGCCCGGGCCCGGGAGGAGGAGGACTACACCCGGGACAAGTCCGACTACAAGGATGCGGTGCTGATCGCCCGGTTGGCCGGTGAGCTGCGCTGCTACGTCCCCGAACGTGTGGAGGAGCAGTGGGCGGTGCTGCGGCACCTCGGTCGCCGTCGTGGTGAGCTGATCACCCGGTCGACCCGGGCGGTGCTGCAGCTGCGTGACCTGCTCGCGGTGGGCTGGCCCACGGTCCTGACGGCGGCGAGCAAGCCGTTCGAGTCGATGACCTGGCAGGCGTCGGTGGCGGTGGTGCTGGACCGCTGCAACGGTGACCCGGCCCGGCTGCGGCGGATGGGCCTGGCCCGGTTCACCGACGCGGTGCGCCGTGAGCTGCCTCGTTGGGGTGGGCGCAAGATCCGCCGCCGGATCGTCGAGGGCGTGTTCGCCGCCCTCAACGACACCACCGGCGCGGTGGCCCGCCAGCGCGCCGGGGCGCTCAAACGCGCCGCCTGGGCGGTGGATGACCTGCGCGCCGCCCGCGCCCAGCAGCAGACCGTCGAGCAGGAGATGCTCACCGCCGTGGACGCCCTGGGCCTGAGTGACCCGCTGGCCTCGATCCCCGGGCTGTCCCTGCCGGCTGCCGCGCAGATCCTCGCCGAGGCCGGTGACCCGACCCGCTTCGACAGCGCACGGTCCCTGGTCAAGCACGCCGGGCTGAACCCGGTGGAGAACACCTCGGCCACCTTCCGCGGCCGCACCCGCACCTCCAAACGCGGCCGCCCCGGGCTGCGGCTGGCCGCCTGGCGTGCCACCTGGACGGTGATCCGGCACAACCCGGTCCTGGCCGCCCGCCACGCCCACCTGACCAGCCGCCAGCACAACCGGCTCACCCGCGCACAGGCCCACGTGGCCTGCGCCACGACCCTGCTGCGCTGGATCTACGCCGTCACCACCACCGGGCAGCGCTGGGACCCCCGGATCGCCGCCGGCCCCACCACCGAGGCCCCCATGGCCGCCTGA
- a CDS encoding alpha-ketoglutarate-dependent dioxygenase AlkB, producing the protein MPALLQTSLLDGLASSEGPALGDLRALRRTELGRGAWVDVLPGWVSGSDDVFVDLVTGVPWREEQRRMYDRVVEVPRLLCWYGEGAALPAPVLAEARDRLSAHYAAELGEPLRTAGLCYYRDGRDSVAWHGDRIGRGRTSDTVVAIISFGAPRRLLLRPTGGGGATHGFALGHGDLLVMGGSCQRTWEHAVPKTASPVGPRISVQLRPRGVR; encoded by the coding sequence ATGCCGGCCCTGCTGCAGACCTCGTTGCTCGACGGCCTCGCCAGCTCGGAGGGGCCCGCGCTCGGTGACCTGCGCGCCCTGCGCCGCACCGAGCTCGGGCGTGGTGCCTGGGTCGACGTCCTGCCCGGCTGGGTGTCCGGCTCCGACGACGTGTTCGTGGACCTCGTCACTGGTGTGCCGTGGCGGGAGGAGCAGCGCCGGATGTACGACCGGGTCGTCGAGGTGCCGCGGCTGCTGTGCTGGTACGGCGAGGGCGCCGCGCTGCCGGCCCCGGTGCTGGCCGAGGCGCGGGACCGGCTGTCGGCGCACTACGCCGCCGAGCTGGGGGAGCCGCTGCGCACCGCCGGCCTGTGCTACTACCGCGACGGCCGGGACAGCGTGGCCTGGCACGGGGACCGGATCGGCCGCGGCCGCACCAGCGACACGGTGGTGGCCATCATCTCCTTCGGGGCGCCGCGGCGGCTGCTGCTGCGCCCCACCGGGGGCGGTGGCGCCACCCACGGCTTCGCCCTCGGCCACGGGGACCTGCTCGTCATGGGCGGGTCGTGCCAGCGGACCTGGGAGCACGCGGTCCCCAAGACGGCGTCACCGGTCGGGCCGCGGATCAGCGTCCAGCTCCGGCCCCGCGGCGTCCGCTGA
- a CDS encoding dephospho-CoA kinase, with the protein MLRVGLTGGTGAGKSSVARRLSELGAVVVDADALAREVLAPGSEGLAAVVAEFGPEVLDGDGGLDRAALARVVFADADRRAALERITHPRIAALTAQQVAAAPADAVVVHDVPLLVEKGMGAGYHLVVVVHAPAAERVRRLVAHRGMTAEDAWSRVRAQASDDERRAAADVWLDNSGTPADLAAAVDDLWRARLVPYEENVRLGRPAPGWADGGTGQRPDAGAGARVAARVAHAVRAVLPDAEVRVDAAAPLTVVVRGGVAAGSPDDAALAAALRAAGFPPVAEGVHASADPGLPARVLLARLPGAAAYR; encoded by the coding sequence GTGCTGCGAGTGGGACTGACCGGGGGGACCGGGGCCGGCAAGTCCTCCGTCGCCCGACGGCTCAGCGAGCTGGGTGCCGTCGTCGTGGACGCCGACGCCCTGGCCCGGGAGGTCCTCGCGCCCGGGTCCGAGGGGCTGGCGGCGGTGGTCGCCGAGTTCGGCCCCGAGGTGCTGGACGGCGACGGCGGGCTCGACCGAGCGGCCCTGGCGCGGGTGGTCTTCGCCGACGCCGACCGCCGGGCCGCCCTCGAGCGCATCACCCACCCCCGGATCGCCGCCCTCACCGCACAACAGGTGGCGGCGGCGCCCGCGGACGCCGTCGTCGTCCACGACGTCCCGCTGCTCGTCGAGAAGGGGATGGGCGCCGGCTACCACCTCGTCGTCGTCGTGCACGCTCCCGCTGCCGAGCGGGTGCGCCGGCTGGTGGCGCACCGGGGGATGACCGCCGAGGACGCGTGGTCACGGGTGCGGGCCCAGGCGAGTGACGACGAGCGCCGGGCGGCCGCGGACGTGTGGCTGGACAACTCCGGGACGCCGGCCGACCTCGCTGCGGCGGTGGACGACCTGTGGCGCGCACGGCTGGTGCCGTACGAGGAGAACGTCCGCCTCGGACGCCCGGCGCCCGGGTGGGCCGACGGCGGGACGGGCCAACGGCCGGACGCGGGAGCCGGTGCCCGGGTGGCGGCCCGGGTCGCGCACGCGGTGCGAGCGGTGCTGCCGGACGCGGAGGTCCGGGTGGACGCCGCCGCCCCGCTGACCGTCGTGGTCCGCGGCGGCGTGGCCGCGGGCTCACCGGACGACGCGGCGCTCGCCGCGGCCCTTCGCGCGGCAGGGTTCCCCCCGGTGGCCGAGGGGGTGCACGCCTCGGCGGACCCCGGACTGCCGGCGCGGGTGCTGCTGGCGCGGCTCCCCGGTGCGGCGGCTTACCGTTGA
- the uvrB gene encoding excinuclease ABC subunit UvrB — MRPSTDLQRRVAPFTVVSEFQPSGDQPAAIAELTRRIQAGEQDVVLLGATGTGKSATTAWLIEKVQRPTLVMAPNKTLAAQLANEFRELLPHNAVEYFVSYYDYYQPEAYVPQTDTYIEKDSSINDEVERLRHSATNSLLTRRDVVVVASVSCIYGLGTPQEYVDRMARLHVGQEVDRDELLRRFVQMQYTRNDLAFTRGTFRVRGDTVEIIPVYEELAVRIEFFGDEVDRLYTLNPLTGEVVREEQEMYVFPASHYVAGPERMERAIAGIEAELEQRLAELERQGKLLEAQRLRMRTTYDIEMMRQVGSCSGIENYSRHIDGRGPGTAPNTLLDYFPDDFLLVIDESHVTVPQIGAMYEGDMSRKRTLVEHGFRLPSAMDNRPLKWEEFLERTGQTVYLSATPGPYELSRGNGVVEQIIRPTGLIDPQIVLKPTKGQIDDLLHEIRTRADKDERVLVTTLTKKMAEDLTDYLLDQGVRVRYLHSEVDTLRRVELLRELRTGEYDVLVGINLLREGLDLPEVSLVSILDADKEGFLRSERSLIQTIGRAARNVSGQVHMYADTVTPSMQFAIDETNRRREKQIAYNREHGIDPTPLRKRIADITDLLAREDVDTAALLGGAGRQQSRGKTPVPGMSSRRGGDRPARLAELPAADLADLIGQLTDQMHTAAGELQFELAARLRDEIADLKKELRGMQRAGHA; from the coding sequence ATGCGCCCCAGCACCGACCTGCAGCGACGGGTGGCACCCTTCACCGTCGTCTCGGAGTTCCAGCCGTCCGGGGACCAGCCCGCCGCGATCGCCGAGCTCACCCGCCGGATCCAGGCCGGGGAGCAGGACGTCGTGCTGCTGGGCGCGACCGGCACCGGCAAGTCCGCGACCACGGCGTGGCTGATCGAGAAGGTCCAGCGGCCCACCCTCGTCATGGCGCCGAACAAGACGCTCGCGGCCCAGCTGGCGAACGAGTTCCGGGAGCTCCTGCCGCACAACGCGGTCGAGTACTTCGTCTCCTACTACGACTACTACCAGCCGGAGGCCTACGTCCCGCAGACGGACACCTACATCGAGAAGGACTCCTCGATCAACGACGAGGTGGAGCGGCTGCGGCACTCCGCGACGAACTCGCTGCTGACCCGCCGGGACGTCGTCGTGGTCGCCTCGGTCTCCTGCATCTACGGCCTGGGCACCCCCCAGGAGTACGTCGACCGGATGGCGCGCCTGCACGTCGGGCAGGAGGTGGACCGCGACGAGCTGCTCCGCCGCTTCGTGCAGATGCAGTACACCCGCAACGACCTCGCGTTCACCCGTGGCACGTTCCGCGTCCGCGGTGACACCGTGGAGATCATCCCGGTGTACGAGGAGCTCGCCGTCCGGATCGAGTTCTTCGGCGACGAGGTGGACCGGCTGTACACCCTGAACCCGCTGACCGGGGAGGTGGTGCGTGAGGAGCAGGAGATGTACGTGTTCCCCGCCTCGCACTACGTCGCCGGCCCCGAGCGGATGGAACGCGCCATCGCCGGCATCGAGGCCGAGCTCGAGCAGCGGCTCGCCGAGCTTGAGCGGCAGGGCAAGCTGCTCGAGGCCCAGCGGCTGCGGATGCGGACCACGTACGACATCGAGATGATGCGGCAGGTCGGCTCCTGCTCCGGGATCGAGAACTACTCCCGGCACATCGACGGCCGCGGCCCCGGGACGGCGCCCAACACCCTGCTCGACTACTTCCCGGACGACTTCCTGCTCGTCATCGACGAGTCGCACGTCACCGTGCCGCAGATCGGTGCCATGTACGAGGGGGACATGTCGCGCAAGCGGACCCTCGTCGAGCACGGCTTCCGGCTGCCGAGCGCGATGGACAACCGGCCGTTGAAGTGGGAGGAGTTCCTCGAGCGGACCGGGCAGACCGTGTACCTGTCCGCGACCCCCGGGCCGTACGAGCTGTCCCGCGGGAACGGCGTGGTGGAGCAGATCATCCGGCCGACCGGCCTCATCGACCCGCAGATCGTCCTCAAGCCGACGAAGGGTCAGATCGACGACCTGCTGCACGAGATCCGGACCCGCGCCGACAAGGACGAGCGGGTGCTCGTCACGACGCTCACGAAGAAGATGGCCGAGGACCTCACCGACTACCTGCTCGACCAGGGCGTCCGGGTCCGGTACCTGCACTCCGAGGTCGACACGCTGCGCCGGGTCGAGCTGCTGCGCGAGCTGCGGACGGGGGAGTACGACGTCCTGGTCGGGATCAACCTGCTGCGCGAGGGACTCGATCTGCCCGAGGTGTCGCTGGTCAGCATCCTGGACGCCGACAAGGAGGGCTTCCTGCGCTCGGAGCGTTCCCTGATCCAGACCATCGGCCGGGCCGCCCGCAACGTCTCCGGGCAGGTGCACATGTACGCCGACACCGTGACGCCGTCGATGCAGTTCGCGATCGACGAGACGAACCGGCGCCGGGAGAAGCAGATCGCCTACAACCGCGAGCACGGGATCGACCCCACCCCCCTGCGCAAGCGGATCGCCGACATCACCGACCTGCTCGCCCGGGAGGACGTGGACACCGCGGCCCTGCTCGGCGGCGCGGGGCGTCAGCAGTCCCGCGGCAAGACTCCCGTGCCGGGAATGAGCTCCCGGCGCGGCGGCGACCGGCCGGCGCGGCTCGCCGAGCTGCCCGCCGCGGACCTGGCGGACCTCATCGGCCAGCTCACCGACCAGATGCACACCGCCGCAGGCGAGCTGCAGTTCGAGCTGGCCGCGCGACTGCGGGACGAGATCGCCGACCTCAAGAAGGAGCTGCGGGGCATGCAGCGGGCTGGTCACGCCTGA
- a CDS encoding TerC family protein encodes MSMTWWLSTVAVVIALLVLDFVVAARRPHHVGMREAAIWSTFYIAVAILFGIFFWVVAGSQQGTEYFTGYVVEKSLSVDNLFVFVIIMAKFSVPDVLQQRVLLFGIAAALVLRVIFIALGAAALSAFSWVFVIFGLFLIYTAVQLYRNRDEDPEAGDNPVLRWVQNHLPATDDYQGTKLVVRQNGRRVITPLFIVFVAIASTDVLFALDSIPAVFGITQDPFIVFAANAFALLGLRALYFLIHGLLDRLVYLSTGLSVILGFIGVKLILTFLHEDVNEAIPHVPTEVSLVVILGVLAVTTVASLLRVRSHPEERAHAGRVLGGEHEDAPKPPARDR; translated from the coding sequence ATGTCCATGACCTGGTGGCTGTCCACCGTCGCCGTCGTCATCGCCCTGCTCGTCCTCGACTTCGTCGTCGCTGCACGGCGTCCGCACCACGTCGGCATGCGGGAGGCGGCGATCTGGTCGACGTTCTACATCGCCGTCGCCATTCTCTTCGGGATCTTCTTCTGGGTCGTCGCGGGGTCGCAGCAGGGCACCGAGTACTTCACCGGCTACGTCGTCGAGAAGAGCCTGTCGGTCGACAACCTCTTCGTCTTCGTGATCATCATGGCGAAGTTCTCGGTGCCGGACGTGCTGCAGCAGCGGGTCCTGCTGTTCGGCATCGCCGCAGCCCTCGTGCTGCGCGTCATCTTCATCGCCCTCGGCGCGGCGGCCCTCAGCGCCTTCTCCTGGGTGTTCGTGATCTTCGGTCTGTTCCTCATCTACACCGCGGTCCAGCTGTACCGGAACCGCGACGAGGACCCCGAGGCGGGGGACAACCCCGTGCTGCGGTGGGTGCAGAACCACCTTCCGGCGACCGACGACTACCAGGGCACCAAGCTCGTCGTGCGGCAGAACGGGCGTCGTGTGATCACGCCGCTGTTCATCGTGTTCGTGGCGATCGCCAGCACCGACGTGCTGTTCGCCCTGGACTCCATCCCGGCGGTGTTCGGCATCACCCAGGACCCGTTCATCGTGTTCGCCGCCAACGCGTTCGCCCTGCTCGGCCTGCGCGCCCTGTACTTCCTCATCCACGGGCTGCTCGACCGGCTCGTCTACCTGTCGACCGGCCTGTCCGTCATCCTCGGCTTCATCGGCGTCAAGCTCATCCTCACGTTCCTGCACGAGGACGTGAACGAGGCGATTCCGCACGTGCCGACGGAGGTCTCCCTCGTCGTCATCCTCGGCGTCCTGGCCGTCACCACCGTGGCGAGCCTGCTGCGGGTCCGCAGCCACCCCGAGGAGCGGGCCCACGCCGGGCGGGTGCTCGGCGGCGAGCACGAAGACGCCCCGAAGCCGCCGGCCCGGGACCGCTGA
- a CDS encoding TerC family protein, whose amino-acid sequence MTLPVWFEVATFAGISLLLLADLLIVARRPHEPSMRESTVWVSVYVVLALLFGLVMLAFGGGQAAGEFYAGWLTEYSLSVDNLFVFVIIMARFAVPRRNQQQVLMIGIIMALVLRGIFILVGAAAINQFAWLFWIFGGFLIYTAVTLARHSEAEEDEFQENVVIRRLRTVLPMHSEYDGAKIRTVVDGRRLFTPMVVVLVAIATTDLLFALDSIPAIFGLTQDPFIVFTANVFALMGLRQLYFLLGGLLDRLVYLSKGLAVILGFIGVKLMLQALHENTLPFINGGQPVRSVPEVPIWLSLGVILATLAVATVASLARTRAVDAEAPARQRDELAPENVGGEPPDEG is encoded by the coding sequence GTGACCCTGCCCGTCTGGTTCGAGGTCGCCACCTTCGCCGGGATCAGTCTGCTGCTGCTCGCCGACCTGCTGATCGTCGCCCGGCGGCCGCACGAGCCGTCCATGCGGGAGTCCACCGTGTGGGTGAGCGTGTACGTCGTCCTGGCCCTGCTCTTCGGCCTGGTGATGCTGGCGTTCGGCGGCGGCCAGGCCGCCGGCGAGTTCTACGCAGGCTGGCTCACCGAGTACAGCCTGTCGGTCGACAACCTCTTCGTCTTCGTGATCATCATGGCGAGGTTCGCCGTGCCCCGGCGCAACCAGCAGCAGGTGCTGATGATCGGCATCATCATGGCGCTGGTGCTGCGCGGGATCTTCATCCTCGTCGGCGCCGCCGCCATCAACCAGTTCGCGTGGCTGTTCTGGATCTTCGGCGGCTTCCTCATCTACACCGCGGTCACCCTCGCCCGGCACTCCGAGGCGGAGGAGGACGAGTTCCAGGAGAACGTCGTGATCCGGCGGCTTCGCACGGTGCTGCCGATGCACTCGGAGTACGACGGCGCCAAGATCCGAACCGTCGTCGACGGGCGGCGCCTGTTCACGCCGATGGTCGTCGTCCTCGTCGCGATCGCCACCACCGACCTGCTGTTCGCGCTCGACTCGATCCCGGCGATCTTCGGGCTCACCCAGGATCCGTTCATCGTGTTCACGGCGAACGTGTTCGCGCTCATGGGTCTGCGGCAGCTGTACTTCCTGCTCGGCGGGCTGCTCGACCGGCTGGTCTACCTGTCCAAGGGGCTGGCGGTGATCCTGGGCTTCATCGGCGTGAAGCTCATGCTGCAGGCCCTGCACGAGAACACGCTGCCGTTCATCAACGGCGGGCAGCCCGTGCGCTCCGTCCCCGAGGTGCCGATCTGGCTGTCCCTGGGCGTCATCCTCGCCACGCTGGCGGTCGCCACCGTCGCCAGCCTGGCCCGTACCCGGGCGGTCGATGCCGAGGCGCCGGCCCGGCAGCGGGACGAGCTGGCCCCCGAGAACGTCGGCGGGGAGCCGCCCGACGAGGGGTGA
- a CDS encoding MBL fold metallo-hydrolase: MPADEVIETGSLTIRRTSVSEMDNNCYLLTCRSTGEQLLVDAADDAEALLALVREGSPTGRLDTVVTTHGHWDHHRALAEVVAATGARTAAGEDDAPDLPVPVDVLLRHGDVVRVGEVDLDVIHLRGHTPGSVALVHRGRDGSTHLFSGDSLFPGGVGNTGGDAVRFTSLMDDVERRVFDVLPDDTVVHPGHGAATTLGTERPHLSEWRERGW, encoded by the coding sequence ATGCCCGCGGACGAGGTCATCGAGACGGGTTCGCTGACGATCCGGCGGACCAGCGTGTCGGAGATGGACAACAACTGCTACCTGCTGACGTGCCGCAGCACCGGCGAGCAGCTGCTCGTCGACGCCGCGGACGATGCCGAGGCGCTGCTGGCGCTGGTCCGGGAGGGCTCCCCGACCGGACGGCTCGACACCGTGGTCACCACGCACGGGCACTGGGACCACCACCGGGCCCTCGCCGAGGTCGTCGCCGCGACGGGCGCACGCACCGCCGCCGGCGAGGACGACGCCCCGGACCTGCCGGTGCCGGTGGACGTCCTGCTCCGGCACGGGGACGTCGTCCGGGTCGGGGAGGTGGACCTGGACGTCATCCACCTGCGTGGGCACACCCCGGGATCGGTCGCTCTGGTGCACCGGGGCCGGGACGGGTCCACGCACCTGTTCAGCGGGGACAGCCTGTTCCCGGGCGGGGTCGGGAACACCGGCGGTGACGCCGTCCGGTTCACCTCGCTGATGGACGACGTCGAGCGGCGGGTGTTCGACGTCCTGCCTGACGACACCGTCGTCCACCCGGGGCACGGGGCGGCGACCACGCTCGGCACCGAGCGGCCGCACCTGAGCGAGTGGCGCGAGCGGGGCTGGTGA
- a CDS encoding glycoside hydrolase family 15 protein, protein MALRIEDYAFIGDGHTGALVGIDGSIDWLCLPRFDSPSVFAALLGDSGHGRWLLSPVGDDVSASRRYVGASFVLETTWRTPDGVVRVVDAMPVADGRADVVRSVEGLEGEVTLRNELVLRFGYGRYLPWVRRVEDDGHGEGLLATAGPDAVLLRGGPLPSRADHRHVGEVTVRAGERVDYVLTWFPSHRPAPERLDPVSRVEETVRRWEEWAAQSSCEGPYEEAVTRSLLVLRGLTHADTGGIVAAATTSLPEELGGQRNWDYRYSWLRDAALTIEALLSHGYHDEVCQWRDWLLRAIAGSPEQVQIMYGIAGERELAEAELDWLPGYESSRPVRVGNGAYDQYQADVLGEVMVALDRARREGLTESEFSWPLQRELLRYVGERWEDPDHGIWEIRGPLRHFTHSQVMVWAALDRGVRAVREHGLDGDAERWEDLRERVRDRIETEGFDRQRGTYTQYYGGKTVDASLLQLPQVGFCRPDDDRMLGTVAAIEEDLMVDGLLLRYRTETGVDGLPPGENPFLACSFWLVEQYALSGRIEDARALMDRLLGLRNDLGLLSEEYAPALGRQLGNVPQALSHLALVRAADALDQAGRHTMQR, encoded by the coding sequence ATGGCTCTGCGGATCGAGGACTACGCGTTCATCGGCGACGGCCACACCGGCGCCCTGGTGGGGATCGACGGCAGCATCGACTGGCTGTGCCTGCCGCGGTTCGACAGCCCGTCGGTGTTCGCGGCGCTGCTCGGTGACAGCGGGCACGGCCGCTGGCTGCTGTCCCCCGTCGGCGACGACGTCTCGGCGTCCCGGCGCTACGTCGGGGCCTCCTTCGTGCTGGAGACCACCTGGCGGACGCCGGACGGCGTCGTCCGGGTGGTGGACGCCATGCCGGTCGCTGACGGACGCGCCGACGTCGTCCGCAGCGTCGAGGGCCTCGAGGGCGAGGTGACGCTGCGCAACGAGCTCGTCCTGCGGTTCGGCTACGGCCGGTACCTGCCCTGGGTGCGCCGGGTGGAGGACGACGGGCACGGCGAGGGGCTGCTCGCCACCGCCGGCCCGGACGCCGTGCTGCTGCGGGGCGGGCCGCTGCCCTCGCGCGCCGACCACCGGCACGTCGGCGAGGTCACCGTTCGCGCCGGCGAGCGGGTCGACTACGTGCTGACGTGGTTCCCGTCCCACCGGCCGGCGCCGGAGCGCTTGGACCCGGTGTCCCGGGTCGAGGAGACGGTGCGGCGCTGGGAGGAGTGGGCCGCCCAGAGCAGCTGCGAGGGGCCGTACGAGGAGGCGGTAACCCGGTCCCTGCTGGTGCTGCGGGGCCTCACCCACGCGGACACCGGCGGCATCGTCGCGGCCGCGACGACCTCGCTGCCGGAGGAGCTCGGCGGGCAGCGGAACTGGGACTACCGGTACTCGTGGCTGCGGGACGCCGCGCTGACGATCGAGGCGTTGCTGTCGCACGGCTACCACGACGAGGTGTGCCAGTGGCGGGACTGGCTGCTGCGGGCGATCGCCGGCTCCCCGGAGCAGGTGCAGATCATGTACGGCATCGCCGGGGAGCGGGAGCTCGCCGAGGCCGAGCTCGACTGGCTGCCGGGCTACGAGTCCTCCCGCCCGGTGCGGGTCGGCAACGGCGCCTACGACCAGTACCAGGCCGACGTCCTCGGGGAGGTCATGGTGGCCCTCGACCGGGCCCGCCGGGAGGGGCTCACCGAGAGCGAGTTCTCCTGGCCGCTGCAGCGCGAGCTGCTGCGGTACGTCGGTGAGCGCTGGGAGGACCCGGACCACGGGATCTGGGAGATCCGCGGCCCGCTGCGGCACTTCACCCACTCCCAGGTGATGGTCTGGGCCGCCCTCGACCGGGGGGTTCGCGCCGTCCGGGAGCACGGGCTGGACGGCGACGCCGAGCGCTGGGAGGATCTGCGCGAGCGGGTCCGGGACCGGATCGAGACGGAGGGCTTCGACCGGCAGCGCGGCACCTACACCCAGTACTACGGGGGGAAGACCGTCGACGCGTCGCTGCTGCAGCTGCCCCAGGTCGGGTTCTGCCGCCCGGACGACGACCGGATGCTCGGCACGGTCGCGGCCATCGAGGAGGACCTCATGGTCGACGGGCTGCTGCTGCGGTACCGGACCGAGACCGGCGTGGACGGGCTGCCACCAGGGGAGAACCCGTTCCTGGCCTGCTCGTTCTGGCTGGTCGAGCAGTACGCGCTCAGCGGCCGGATCGAGGACGCCCGGGCGCTGATGGATCGGCTGCTGGGGCTGCGCAACGACCTGGGCCTGCTGTCCGAGGAGTACGCCCCCGCGCTCGGCCGCCAGCTCGGCAACGTGCCGCAGGCGCTGTCGCACCTGGCCCTGGTGCGGGCCGCGGACGCCCTCGACCAGGCGGGCCGGCACACGATGCAGCGGTGA